The Candidatus Nitrosotenuis cloacae genome contains a region encoding:
- a CDS encoding CBS domain-containing protein produces MANLAGQTISDFMDPSLVIQNGDQIVSEAVRRMAQYEVDSLLVSIGNEVKGMVTYRDILFDVVSKGKDPTKTTLREIMKTPLITITRDVKINDAISLMNKNNVRRLVVLDNGMPVGLVSQKLLAGNIARQAIPLPELEMPNKIRCPYCSSIFDDKTALSSHIDNIHIGRGLFEGNLARAHELGSINPAHDSPKTL; encoded by the coding sequence ATGGCGAACCTGGCTGGACAGACAATTTCTGATTTTATGGACCCTTCGCTGGTAATACAAAACGGCGACCAGATAGTGTCTGAGGCGGTGCGCAGGATGGCACAGTATGAAGTCGACAGCCTGCTAGTCAGCATCGGAAACGAGGTAAAGGGAATGGTCACGTACCGCGACATACTTTTTGACGTTGTGTCAAAAGGCAAAGACCCAACAAAGACAACCTTGAGGGAAATAATGAAGACTCCGCTCATCACAATTACAAGGGATGTAAAGATCAATGACGCAATATCTCTAATGAACAAAAACAACGTGCGTAGGCTCGTCGTTTTGGACAACGGCATGCCTGTGGGGCTGGTATCGCAAAAGTTGCTGGCAGGAAACATTGCAAGGCAAGCAATACCGTTGCCTGAGCTTGAGATGCCCAACAAGATAAGGTGCCCTTATTGCTCGTCGATATTTGACGACAAGACTGCTCTTTCATCACACATAGACAACATCCACATCGGACGGGGACTCTTTGAGGGAAACCTCGCAAGGGCCCATGAACTTGGTTCAATCAACCCGGCGCACGATTCACCTAAAACACTCTGA
- a CDS encoding DUF4258 domain-containing protein, producing MPQLKIILTAHVRERAVSRGIDEEEIKRIVTNPIEEVFDKENFNYKCYGQAMDHYTKQTCYLMVVHSGKFNNSVTVITSMWIYPRRLKFYGFSKV from the coding sequence TTGCCACAATTAAAAATAATACTGACCGCCCATGTAAGAGAAAGAGCAGTATCTAGAGGTATTGATGAGGAAGAGATCAAACGGATAGTTACTAATCCCATCGAAGAGGTTTTTGACAAGGAAAACTTCAACTATAAGTGCTATGGTCAAGCCATGGATCATTACACAAAACAGACATGCTACCTAATGGTTGTTCACAGTGGTAAATTTAATAATTCAGTTACGGTCATAACATCGATGTGGATATACCCACGAAGGTTGAAATTTTATGGATTCAGTAAAGTTTAG
- a CDS encoding DUF72 domain-containing protein, protein MEISIGCTGWSYGGWVGPFYPQGMAPDKFLRFYSSFFDLTEVNSTFYRIPSENVAKKWASDTPPHFRFTSKLPQMITHESRLQKLHPFMEQYASSMNGLGQKHFLTVVQLPPSLSFDEALPHLDELNSFLSNYVIEGRHASWFEDRAVRYLTDKNTCLVWNDVAGVNNTLPVTSDLVYLRIIGDRTIPDEDFGTIVRDRTTDLKSWVERLYRIQDRIKFAVILANNHYEGFGAATANKLRAIFGMEDVWHSKKQRTLAEF, encoded by the coding sequence TTGGAAATTAGCATAGGCTGCACGGGGTGGAGTTATGGCGGCTGGGTCGGGCCGTTTTACCCTCAGGGCATGGCGCCTGACAAGTTTCTCAGGTTTTACTCGTCGTTTTTTGATCTCACCGAGGTAAACTCGACGTTCTACCGCATTCCATCAGAAAACGTGGCAAAAAAGTGGGCATCAGACACGCCACCACACTTTCGGTTCACATCAAAGCTTCCTCAAATGATAACGCACGAGTCGCGACTGCAAAAGTTACACCCGTTCATGGAGCAATATGCAAGCTCGATGAATGGCCTTGGCCAAAAACACTTTCTTACCGTGGTACAACTGCCGCCATCGCTCTCATTTGATGAGGCGCTGCCGCATCTTGATGAATTAAACTCGTTCCTTTCAAACTATGTAATCGAGGGAAGGCACGCAAGCTGGTTTGAGGACAGAGCTGTAAGATACCTGACAGACAAAAACACATGTCTTGTCTGGAACGACGTCGCCGGCGTAAACAACACCCTGCCGGTCACATCTGATCTTGTCTACCTGAGAATCATTGGAGACAGGACCATTCCTGATGAAGACTTTGGCACAATAGTGCGTGACAGGACGACTGATCTAAAATCTTGGGTGGAGAGGCTGTACAGGATACAAGATAGAATCAAATTTGCAGTGATTCTGGCAAACAACCACTACGAAGGGTTTGGGGCTGCTACTGCAAACAAGCTCAGGGCGATATTTGGGATGGAGGATGTTTGGCATTCAAAAAAGCAAAGAACGCTGGCCGAGTTTTAA
- a CDS encoding J domain-containing protein yields MVESNYDILGIKMGASEKEIRDAFRKLVLDHHSDRGGDEETTKKIIQAYEDLKQGKSYPDTEAERQKKSRVYSGTSDEDQRKRNLVLSGDVAREMNIAQEWAATLSRSDQAGTKLFGSKELGEIEFDRKLSGDLRIKGKFWAGRFSYDGPVTMAGSITNPYFAQDESVKTVITITKGSFALQDPLQNNFTIERGAKIIVENGDIIAGNVSGIKEILQDPQGRVGLYITKEHYTELHAPRGRILVATARETTLLDGDVVVVNNLVNNVKVRARVITVFGATINYDCELEIKQGGYVEFHDEGSGFALSDDAVIKLDNGKWFKLRDLKTSNMVGHGRQITYDYLDNLAKKEQSKFRLFGFLKKK; encoded by the coding sequence ATGGTTGAGAGCAATTATGACATTCTTGGAATAAAGATGGGTGCGTCCGAAAAAGAGATCCGCGACGCCTTTAGGAAATTGGTCCTGGATCACCACTCCGACAGGGGAGGCGACGAGGAGACTACCAAGAAAATCATCCAGGCGTACGAGGACCTCAAGCAGGGCAAGTCATATCCTGACACCGAGGCGGAGCGGCAGAAAAAGTCGCGCGTCTATTCTGGGACATCTGATGAGGACCAAAGAAAAAGAAACCTCGTTCTGTCAGGCGATGTGGCGCGCGAGATGAATATTGCGCAAGAGTGGGCAGCGACGCTGAGCCGTTCAGACCAGGCAGGAACAAAACTCTTTGGCTCAAAGGAGCTTGGGGAGATAGAGTTTGACAGAAAACTCTCAGGTGATCTGCGAATAAAGGGCAAGTTCTGGGCGGGCCGCTTCTCGTACGACGGGCCTGTCACGATGGCAGGCAGCATAACAAATCCGTACTTTGCGCAGGACGAATCTGTCAAGACGGTCATAACAATAACAAAGGGCAGCTTTGCGCTGCAGGACCCGCTGCAAAACAATTTCACAATAGAGCGCGGCGCAAAGATAATCGTGGAAAACGGCGACATCATCGCAGGGAATGTCTCGGGAATCAAGGAAATATTGCAGGACCCTCAGGGCAGGGTAGGGCTGTACATAACAAAGGAGCACTATACCGAACTGCACGCGCCGCGCGGAAGGATACTTGTGGCAACGGCAAGGGAAACCACCCTGCTTGACGGCGACGTGGTCGTGGTGAACAACCTTGTCAACAATGTAAAGGTGAGGGCGCGAGTCATCACGGTATTTGGCGCCACCATAAACTATGACTGTGAGCTGGAGATTAAGCAGGGCGGATACGTCGAGTTCCACGACGAGGGCTCAGGCTTTGCGCTGTCAGATGATGCCGTAATAAAACTTGACAACGGAAAATGGTTCAAGCTAAGGGATCTAAAGACCTCGAACATGGTGGGGCACGGCCGCCAGATAACCTATGACTATCTTGACAACCTGGCAAAAAAGGAGCAGTCCAAGTTCAGGCTGTTTGGATTCCTCAAAAAGAAATGA
- a CDS encoding DUF2283 domain-containing protein codes for MDSVKFSREAKALYVKFDKENRRIAETIPIGQDKFLDIDEKGNVLGIELLLPKNMPKEVYEAIIGTDSIEITS; via the coding sequence ATGGATTCAGTAAAGTTTAGTCGTGAAGCAAAAGCATTGTACGTCAAATTCGACAAAGAAAATAGACGTATAGCGGAAACCATACCAATCGGTCAGGATAAATTTTTGGATATTGATGAAAAAGGGAACGTCTTAGGCATTGAATTATTGTTACCAAAAAACATGCCCAAAGAAGTGTATGAAGCAATCATTGGAACCGATTCGATAGAAATAACCTCTTAA
- a CDS encoding MFS transporter: MLDWLTRDGKLLLSARMVRAFSYGFLSIILGIYLKSIGFDDLLIGVIISVTLVSSVIFTIFASFYADCFGRRKILILYAALMAVSGAIFLATNNYVALITAALIGTINVTGAETSAFLSIEQGILPQTVKNIRKRNTVFGFYNMAGTLSMSGGVLLAGLPQILQSQLFFAPLESFRVLFALYMAAGIVSAAIYYFLSRDIESKSPGSKRGAFGNSLSPQSKKIVTKLSALFSLDSFAGGFVIQSIVSFWFFTKFGVSLADLAVVFSAAGVLTAVSFLAATRLADRIGLINTMVFTHIPSNILMILVAFAPSFQVAFALYLARMALSQMDVPTRQSYLASVVTEDERITAAGITNTSRNVTQALSPSIAGALIQSLLLSAPFVAGGALKIVYDVILYVNFRKVKPEQET; encoded by the coding sequence TTGCTGGACTGGCTTACTAGGGATGGAAAACTGTTGCTGTCTGCGCGCATGGTGCGGGCGTTTTCGTACGGCTTTTTGAGCATAATTCTTGGAATCTATCTGAAATCAATCGGGTTTGACGACCTGCTGATTGGCGTGATCATATCTGTGACGCTTGTAAGCAGCGTCATATTCACAATCTTTGCAAGCTTTTATGCAGACTGCTTTGGCAGAAGAAAAATCCTGATACTGTATGCCGCACTGATGGCAGTGTCAGGCGCAATATTTCTTGCAACCAACAACTACGTCGCACTAATTACTGCCGCACTGATTGGAACGATAAACGTGACCGGTGCTGAGACTAGTGCGTTTTTGTCAATCGAGCAGGGCATACTCCCGCAGACGGTAAAAAACATACGAAAGCGCAACACTGTTTTTGGATTTTACAACATGGCTGGAACTCTTTCCATGTCTGGCGGCGTGCTGCTTGCAGGGCTTCCGCAGATTCTACAGTCGCAACTATTCTTTGCACCATTGGAGTCCTTTCGCGTCTTGTTTGCGCTATACATGGCAGCAGGAATCGTATCTGCTGCAATCTATTACTTTCTCTCAAGGGATATCGAGTCAAAATCGCCTGGCTCGAAGAGAGGAGCGTTTGGAAACTCGCTGTCACCGCAGTCAAAAAAGATAGTCACAAAGCTGTCGGCACTATTCTCTTTGGACTCGTTTGCAGGCGGCTTTGTCATACAGAGTATTGTCTCGTTTTGGTTTTTCACAAAGTTCGGAGTGTCGCTGGCAGACCTTGCAGTCGTGTTCTCTGCGGCAGGCGTGCTCACCGCAGTATCGTTTCTTGCCGCAACTCGGCTGGCAGACAGAATTGGGCTCATAAACACGATGGTCTTTACGCACATTCCATCCAATATCCTGATGATTCTGGTGGCGTTTGCGCCAAGCTTCCAGGTGGCGTTTGCACTGTACCTTGCACGGATGGCCCTCTCCCAGATGGACGTGCCTACGCGCCAGTCGTATCTGGCATCAGTGGTAACTGAGGACGAAAGAATCACCGCTGCAGGAATAACCAACACGTCGCGAAACGTCACTCAGGCATTAAGCCCGTCGATTGCCGGCGCCCTGATCCAGTCGCTGCTTTTGTCGGCGCCGTTTGTGGCAGGCGGTGCCCTGAAGATCGTATACGATGTCATCTTGTATGTTAATTTCAGAAAGGTCAAGCCAGAGCAGGAGACCTAG
- a CDS encoding DM13 domain-containing protein, with amino-acid sequence MNKKVIIGIIVALAVPASVYAISPLFVNVTIDEPLPSSATLRSQEMMASDPMMEDTKMMEDSTPVPATILVGNFVGVNDGIHNAEGVAKVIPLDDGGRVLRFEDFKSTNGPDLYVYLATDKGATDFVSLGPLKANIGNQNYEIPDGVDLEKYNTALVWCKQFSVLFGSADLA; translated from the coding sequence ATGAATAAGAAAGTAATCATCGGAATCATCGTTGCGTTGGCAGTTCCGGCATCGGTCTATGCAATCTCGCCGCTGTTTGTCAACGTGACAATCGATGAGCCGCTGCCAAGTTCGGCAACTCTGAGATCACAAGAAATGATGGCCTCAGATCCAATGATGGAAGACACCAAAATGATGGAAGACTCCACACCAGTTCCTGCAACCATTCTTGTGGGAAACTTTGTCGGGGTAAATGACGGAATACACAACGCAGAAGGTGTTGCAAAGGTGATCCCACTAGATGATGGAGGTAGGGTCCTGCGATTTGAGGACTTTAAATCTACCAACGGGCCTGACCTCTACGTATACCTTGCAACCGACAAGGGCGCGACCGATTTTGTCAGCCTGGGACCTCTAAAGGCAAACATTGGAAACCAAAACTATGAGATTCCAGATGGAGTCGACTTGGAAAAATACAACACAGCACTGGTCTGGTGCAAGCAGTTCTCCGTATTGTTTGGAAGCGCTGATCTTGCATGA
- a CDS encoding type II toxin-antitoxin system RelE/ParE family toxin, whose product MNQVKGGLKFMRFFGTLSKNDKFYKEIDDILEILKDNPQIGNRIQYERIPKCYIAAYGIPNLFRVELSRGWRLVYSLTGKQDQKTVYVLEIFDHRDYEKRFGY is encoded by the coding sequence TTGAATCAAGTCAAAGGAGGACTAAAATTCATGAGGTTTTTTGGAACACTTTCAAAGAACGATAAATTTTACAAAGAAATTGATGACATTCTTGAGATACTCAAAGATAATCCGCAAATTGGAAACAGAATCCAATACGAAAGAATCCCGAAATGCTACATTGCAGCATATGGCATTCCAAACCTGTTTCGAGTTGAGCTAAGCAGAGGTTGGAGACTAGTCTATTCACTTACGGGAAAACAGGATCAAAAGACCGTATACGTGCTTGAGATATTTGATCACAGGGACTATGAGAAAAGATTTGGTTACTGA
- a CDS encoding SAM-dependent methyltransferase produces MKRIDLLELFLWTVRRNERDTIHMYDSLSDLMMLGTGGSMLNFGYWDEKTGTPLEAQRNLCRMFGKIADLAPNQTIIDVGSGFASPAALWSGEYSQPDITCVNINFEQLRSSKKSIPQDSTHKIRFVNSTARILPFKDCSVDRVLALESAQHFKPLGDFVSESYRMLKKGGVLAMAIPVVERPASFVKLGILSMTWSSEHYGVDYVESVLEKQGFDITSVQKIGSSVYEPLADYYIKNRQSLKQKILEQYQSYVEKILYISMQKMRQVSEDKVIDYLLVSCKK; encoded by the coding sequence ATGAAAAGAATCGACCTGCTGGAATTATTCCTGTGGACCGTTCGAAGAAACGAACGGGATACAATACACATGTACGATTCGCTGTCGGATCTGATGATGCTTGGAACTGGCGGAAGCATGCTAAATTTTGGCTACTGGGACGAAAAGACCGGTACGCCGCTTGAGGCGCAAAGAAACCTTTGCAGAATGTTTGGCAAGATTGCAGACCTTGCGCCAAACCAGACAATAATCGATGTTGGAAGCGGGTTTGCATCTCCTGCAGCCTTGTGGTCAGGCGAGTACTCACAGCCGGATATTACGTGCGTCAACATCAACTTTGAGCAGCTGCGCAGCTCCAAAAAGTCGATTCCGCAAGACAGCACGCACAAGATAAGATTTGTAAACTCGACTGCAAGGATTCTGCCGTTCAAGGACTGCTCTGTGGACAGGGTGCTTGCGCTGGAATCTGCGCAGCACTTCAAGCCGCTTGGGGACTTTGTATCGGAATCGTACCGTATGCTGAAAAAGGGCGGGGTGCTTGCAATGGCAATACCTGTGGTGGAAAGGCCTGCGTCCTTTGTAAAACTTGGGATTCTTTCTATGACGTGGTCGTCTGAACACTATGGGGTGGACTATGTAGAGTCTGTCTTGGAAAAGCAGGGCTTTGACATCACATCGGTGCAAAAAATAGGTTCAAGCGTGTACGAGCCGCTTGCGGATTATTACATAAAAAACAGGCAGTCCCTCAAGCAAAAGATACTTGAGCAGTACCAGTCGTACGTGGAAAAGATACTGTACATCTCCATGCAAAAGATGAGGCAGGTGTCAGAGGACAAGGTAATAGATTACCTGCTGGTCTCGTGCAAAAAATAG
- a CDS encoding DM13 domain-containing protein, with amino-acid sequence MLRQVTIFVMVGTFLIGAYYVGVSSYVAPEQQNRLASSLDEFQAGLTYEKIVTLDERERATLVQSMPSGVVRMIMSEAKLHPSFVSESIDDIREQSLSDDVTFSKLTQIAGLKGYDASGTAVLVHAGSKTFLRLDEFGVTPGIDQRLYLTKDGSASSGIDLGLLKASSGSQNYDVSGIDLDEYNILIIYSKTLDTHYAHARLAKSDI; translated from the coding sequence ATGCTGCGGCAAGTTACCATCTTTGTAATGGTTGGAACGTTCCTTATTGGGGCGTACTATGTGGGGGTATCGTCATACGTTGCACCAGAGCAGCAAAACAGGCTTGCGTCTTCCTTGGACGAGTTTCAAGCGGGGCTCACATACGAAAAAATAGTTACACTTGACGAGCGTGAAAGGGCGACACTTGTCCAGTCAATGCCTTCTGGTGTTGTCAGGATGATTATGTCTGAGGCAAAACTGCATCCAAGCTTTGTCTCAGAAAGCATAGATGACATCCGGGAGCAGTCTCTTTCCGATGACGTGACATTTTCCAAGCTGACGCAGATTGCCGGACTAAAGGGGTATGATGCTAGTGGAACTGCGGTGCTAGTGCATGCAGGAAGCAAGACCTTTCTTAGGCTGGATGAATTTGGCGTCACACCCGGGATTGATCAGCGGCTGTACCTGACAAAGGATGGCTCTGCATCGTCCGGAATTGACCTCGGATTGCTCAAGGCAAGCAGCGGCTCGCAGAACTATGACGTGTCTGGAATCGACCTTGACGAATACAACATTCTGATAATCTACAGCAAGACGCTTGATACCCATTATGCGCACGCAAGGTTGGCAAAATCCGACATCTGA